Proteins from a genomic interval of Pseudomonas paeninsulae:
- a CDS encoding cyclic nucleotide-binding domain-containing protein: protein MSSPLKPEQLRSFTPLNVLSEQQWRELRSQLVPQPLLAGQLLFRHGDQAALTYYLLAGELLLQTPNGQQQRLIAGSEASCHPLSPSLPRLHEARAVTDASLLAVDTATLNRLLTWRLAYQDLLLELGQKHADVEWLERLLQNPIFAKVPPSNVRTMLGRLQRIELAAGTTLLREGETGDCCYFLESGRAEVIRGAASEQQVLAELEVGACFGEEALLADRPRNATVTLLDDGVVLRLYRQDFFSLLKAPVVDEVSLGEAARLLAAGAQWLDVRLQEEYEQAHALESLHMPLQLLRLKARLLDKARTYLCYCDSGKRSASAVFLLAQLGFSAYALRAGLDVLPAVQRDALMCESGSGYLARSGGRTERSR, encoded by the coding sequence ATGAGTAGCCCCCTGAAGCCTGAACAGTTGCGCAGTTTTACGCCGCTTAATGTGCTGTCCGAACAGCAGTGGCGGGAGCTGCGCAGTCAGTTGGTACCACAGCCGCTGCTGGCCGGGCAGCTGCTCTTTCGCCACGGCGACCAGGCGGCCCTGACTTACTACCTGCTCGCTGGAGAGTTGCTGCTACAGACGCCCAATGGTCAGCAGCAACGTCTGATCGCCGGCAGTGAGGCCAGTTGTCACCCGCTGTCGCCCAGCTTGCCGCGTCTGCATGAAGCGCGTGCCGTAACCGATGCCAGCCTGCTGGCGGTGGACACGGCAACGCTCAACCGGCTGCTGACCTGGCGGCTGGCCTATCAGGATTTGCTCCTCGAACTTGGCCAAAAGCATGCCGATGTGGAGTGGCTGGAGCGTCTTCTGCAGAATCCCATATTCGCCAAGGTGCCGCCGAGCAATGTACGCACCATGCTTGGGCGTCTACAGCGTATCGAACTGGCGGCGGGCACTACCCTGTTGCGTGAAGGGGAGACTGGCGATTGCTGTTATTTCCTCGAAAGCGGTCGCGCCGAAGTGATTCGTGGTGCCGCTAGCGAGCAGCAGGTGTTGGCCGAGCTGGAAGTGGGTGCCTGTTTTGGTGAAGAAGCCCTGCTCGCCGATCGACCACGCAATGCCACAGTGACCCTGCTCGACGATGGTGTGGTGTTGCGTCTCTATCGCCAGGACTTCTTCTCGTTGCTCAAGGCTCCGGTGGTCGATGAAGTCTCGCTGGGCGAAGCGGCACGCCTGCTGGCGGCCGGTGCACAGTGGCTGGATGTGCGCCTGCAAGAGGAATACGAGCAGGCCCATGCCTTGGAATCCCTGCATATGCCGTTGCAGCTCCTGCGCCTGAAGGCGCGGCTGCTGGATAAAGCGCGTACCTATCTGTGCTATTGCGACAGTGGTAAACGCAGCGCCAGTGCGGTGTTCTTGCTGGCGCAGCTGGGCTTCAGTGCCTACGCGCTGCGCGCGGGCTTGGATGTGCTGCCGGCGGTGCAGCGCGATGCCTTGATGTGCGAAAGCGGTTCGGGTTACCTGGCACGTTCCGGCGGACGTACCGAACGCAGCCGCTAA
- a CDS encoding 1-aminocyclopropane-1-carboxylate deaminase/D-cysteine desulfhydrase codes for MPLVDPDWAPKVALEPLHLDWLAAAEVELAVLRLDLIDPLISGNKWFKLAPYLQAASAVGAEGLISLGGAHSNHLHALAAAGKRFDFPTVGLLRGTPQDTPTVRDLQRFGMQLHWLGYGGYRARHQPGFWEPWRERYCTLYPVPEGGGGLPGAMGCSGLVSQVQEQLSVLGWADYHGWWLAAGTGTTLAGLVLGEAGAHPVYGAVAVPADHGVAQNVRALLDEASAADGGYQLLDASRGGFAKVDAALLEFLRASEAASGLVLEPLYTAKALMALRQRVEAGYFERGSRLLFVHTGGLQGRAAALRQPETEHANR; via the coding sequence TTGCCACTCGTTGACCCCGACTGGGCGCCCAAGGTAGCGCTCGAGCCCTTGCATCTGGATTGGCTGGCGGCAGCCGAGGTCGAGCTGGCAGTGTTGCGCCTGGATCTGATCGATCCGCTGATCAGTGGCAACAAATGGTTCAAGCTGGCGCCCTACCTGCAAGCGGCCAGCGCGGTCGGCGCCGAGGGGCTGATCAGTCTCGGCGGCGCACATTCCAACCATCTGCACGCGCTGGCCGCTGCGGGCAAACGCTTCGACTTTCCCACGGTTGGTTTGCTCCGCGGCACGCCGCAGGACACGCCTACCGTGCGCGATCTGCAGCGCTTCGGCATGCAGCTGCACTGGCTCGGCTATGGTGGCTATCGCGCCCGCCATCAGCCGGGTTTCTGGGAACCCTGGCGTGAGCGTTATTGCACCCTGTATCCGGTGCCTGAGGGCGGCGGTGGTTTGCCGGGGGCTATGGGTTGTAGCGGGTTGGTGAGCCAGGTGCAGGAGCAGCTGAGCGTACTCGGTTGGGCGGATTATCACGGCTGGTGGCTGGCTGCGGGCACGGGAACGACCCTGGCGGGCCTGGTGCTGGGCGAGGCCGGTGCTCATCCGGTCTACGGCGCCGTGGCGGTGCCTGCCGATCATGGCGTGGCGCAAAACGTGCGGGCACTTCTCGACGAGGCGAGTGCAGCAGATGGCGGCTATCAGTTGCTGGATGCCAGTCGCGGTGGTTTTGCCAAGGTCGATGCGGCGTTGCTGGAATTTCTTCGAGCCAGTGAAGCGGCCAGTGGGTTGGTGTTGGAACCGCTGTATACCGCCAAGGCGCTAATGGCGTTGCGCCAGCGCGTCGAGGCCGGTTACTTTGAGCGCGGCAGTCGTCTGCTGTTCGTGCATACCGGCGGCTTGCAAGGGCGCGCCGCGGCGTTGCGCCAGCCTGAGACGGAGCATGCAAATCGGTGA
- a CDS encoding chromosome partitioning protein ParA, which translates to MSMQNKPQMVEAVMFFSERGDICKQMFFAEFEALLDGVVNMPAFADQQLRIAYVAINSRLLIRAVVFFYLDFDEKGAPDSGWNIPLQHLSERAGRGPDLGAGPIRLACRSQCPVSWHQMHLWDPNLAPGHNDLVLLRDAVKRNNLGLLVEDDSALAIAPERLHMASEDKWYAPDAAAEVANKVAETMEQEHRLKTAQLIKQQRLRISSLSQQREEEVAKLKLANEQQCESLQAQASELRQALRQQQELNATLKAQLTVQAASMQSVREEMTEKMRGLERHGRTEGEILRVQFENELQAKIASAVAEYKEQVAIRDVELAYRNEQDAQSHDEVERLKRQCDELVGQGGEQILERLAMLGVVFVVYHPGAGHLTIPLQDIGSYRDNPMAYAAAKCFVSEVQYRQWLAHYQQPSCEAALPSGQRCAIPIDRVDTPSRFTVGNSNCCERHKAGSRLRTVG; encoded by the coding sequence ATGAGCATGCAGAACAAGCCGCAGATGGTTGAGGCCGTGATGTTCTTCAGTGAGCGGGGTGACATCTGCAAGCAGATGTTCTTTGCCGAGTTCGAGGCCTTGCTCGATGGCGTGGTCAACATGCCGGCGTTCGCCGATCAGCAGCTGCGTATTGCCTATGTGGCGATCAATTCGCGCCTGTTGATCCGTGCGGTGGTGTTCTTCTATCTGGACTTTGACGAAAAAGGCGCGCCGGACTCGGGCTGGAATATTCCCCTGCAGCATCTGTCCGAGCGTGCCGGGCGTGGCCCCGACCTCGGTGCCGGACCGATTCGGCTAGCCTGCCGCAGTCAGTGTCCGGTGTCCTGGCACCAAATGCACCTGTGGGATCCGAATCTGGCACCTGGGCACAATGACCTGGTGCTGCTACGTGACGCCGTCAAGCGCAACAACCTGGGCTTACTGGTCGAGGATGATAGCGCCTTGGCGATTGCTCCCGAGCGCCTGCACATGGCGTCGGAAGACAAGTGGTATGCACCCGATGCGGCCGCGGAAGTGGCCAATAAAGTCGCCGAGACGATGGAGCAGGAACACCGCCTGAAGACCGCCCAGCTGATCAAGCAGCAGCGGTTGCGCATCAGCAGCCTGAGCCAGCAACGCGAAGAGGAAGTGGCCAAGCTCAAGTTGGCCAATGAACAACAATGCGAGAGTCTTCAGGCGCAGGCGAGCGAGCTGCGCCAGGCGTTGCGCCAACAGCAGGAGTTGAACGCTACTCTCAAGGCGCAATTGACGGTTCAGGCGGCCAGCATGCAATCGGTCCGCGAGGAAATGACCGAGAAAATGCGCGGGTTGGAGCGTCATGGCCGGACTGAGGGCGAGATTTTGCGGGTGCAGTTCGAGAATGAACTGCAAGCCAAAATCGCCTCTGCGGTGGCCGAATACAAAGAGCAAGTCGCCATTCGCGATGTCGAACTCGCCTACCGCAATGAGCAGGACGCGCAGTCGCATGATGAGGTCGAGCGGCTCAAGCGTCAGTGCGACGAACTGGTCGGCCAGGGCGGCGAGCAGATTCTCGAACGCCTGGCCATGCTCGGTGTGGTCTTCGTGGTCTATCACCCTGGCGCCGGGCACCTGACCATTCCCTTGCAGGACATCGGCAGCTATCGGGACAACCCCATGGCCTATGCCGCGGCCAAGTGTTTCGTTTCCGAAGTGCAGTATCGCCAGTGGCTGGCGCACTACCAGCAACCGAGTTGCGAGGCCGCACTGCCCAGTGGTCAGCGTTGCGCCATCCCGATCGATCGGGTCGACACCCCGAGCCGCTTCACCGTTGGTAATTCCAACTGCTGCGAGCGGCATAAGGCCGGTAGCCGCTTGCGCACAGTCGGTTAG
- a CDS encoding nuclear transport factor 2 family protein: MTGAPNTTAALAVQPAVAEALDKWHAMIAAGDLSALPALLHPQAVFRSPMAFKPYLGAPLVSLILGTVVKVFEDFHYHRQLASVDGLDVVLEFAAKVGGRELKGIDMIRFDEQGKIVEFEVMIRPMSGLQVLGDEMARRLAPLLSGQTS, translated from the coding sequence ATGACGGGCGCGCCTAACACGACTGCAGCGCTGGCCGTGCAACCGGCGGTGGCCGAGGCACTGGATAAATGGCATGCAATGATTGCTGCCGGTGATCTGAGTGCGCTGCCGGCGCTGCTGCATCCGCAGGCGGTATTTCGCTCGCCCATGGCCTTCAAACCCTATCTGGGCGCTCCGCTGGTGAGCTTGATTCTCGGCACGGTAGTCAAGGTCTTCGAAGACTTCCATTACCATCGCCAACTGGCCAGCGTCGATGGCCTCGATGTGGTGCTGGAGTTCGCTGCCAAGGTGGGTGGCCGCGAGCTTAAGGGTATCGATATGATCCGCTTCGATGAGCAGGGAAAGATTGTCGAATTCGAGGTGATGATCCGGCCAATGAGCGGCTTGCAAGTGTTGGGTGATGAAATGGCCAGACGTTTGGCGCCATTGTTGTCCGGCCAAACGTCCTAA
- a CDS encoding NADPH-dependent 2,4-dienoyl-CoA reductase, whose translation MTARYPNLLAPLDLGFTTLRNRTLMGSMHTGLEEKPGGFERMAAYFAERARGGVGLMVTGGIGPNEEGGVYSGAAKLTTAEEAHKHRIVTQAVHEAGGKICMQILHAGRYAYSPKSVAPSAIQAPINPFKPKELDEEGIEKQIQDFVTCSLLAQQAEYDGVEIMGSEGYFINQFLVAHTNHRSDRWGGSYANRMRLAVEIVRRVREAVGANFIIIYRLSMLDLVEGGSSWDEVVLLAKAIEQAGATLINTGIGWHEARIPTIATKVPRAAFTKVTAKLRGEVKIPLITTNRINTPEIAEQVLAEGDADMVSMARPFLADPEFVNKAAAGRADEINTCIGCNQACLDHTFGGKLTSCLVNPRACHETELNYIATTHVKKVAVVGAGPAGLAAATVAAERGHSVTLFDSASEIGGQFNVAKRVPGKEEFFETLRYFKRKLETTGVDLHLNTRVSAEELAKGGFDEVILATGIAPRTPAINGVDHPKVISYLDAILERKPVGQQVAVIGAGGIGFDVSEFITHQGESTSLNREAFWKEWGIDTQLQARGGVAGIQAQPHAAARQVFLLQRKKSKVGDGLGKTTGWIHRAGLKNKKVQMLNSVEYLKVDDEGLHIRIGEGEPQVLAVDTVILCAGQDPLRELQDGLVAIGQSVHLIGGADVATELDAKRAIDQGSRLAAQL comes from the coding sequence ATGACTGCACGCTATCCGAACCTGCTGGCCCCGCTGGATCTGGGCTTCACCACCTTGCGTAACCGCACCCTGATGGGCTCCATGCACACCGGTCTGGAAGAGAAGCCGGGTGGCTTCGAGCGGATGGCCGCCTATTTCGCCGAGCGTGCCCGTGGCGGCGTCGGCCTGATGGTCACCGGCGGCATCGGTCCCAACGAGGAAGGTGGCGTTTACTCCGGGGCGGCCAAGCTGACCACCGCCGAAGAGGCGCACAAGCACAGGATCGTCACCCAGGCCGTGCACGAGGCGGGCGGCAAGATCTGCATGCAGATCCTGCATGCCGGGCGCTATGCCTACAGCCCCAAGTCGGTGGCACCGAGTGCCATCCAGGCGCCGATCAATCCGTTCAAGCCCAAAGAACTGGACGAAGAGGGCATCGAGAAGCAGATCCAGGACTTCGTCACCTGCTCGCTGCTGGCCCAGCAGGCCGAGTATGACGGCGTCGAGATCATGGGTTCGGAAGGCTACTTCATCAACCAGTTCCTCGTTGCCCACACCAACCACCGCAGCGACCGCTGGGGCGGCAGCTACGCCAACCGTATGCGCCTGGCGGTGGAGATCGTCCGCCGCGTGCGCGAGGCGGTGGGGGCGAACTTCATTATTATTTATCGCCTGTCGATGCTCGACCTGGTCGAAGGAGGCAGCAGCTGGGACGAGGTCGTGTTGCTGGCCAAGGCCATCGAGCAGGCTGGCGCAACCCTGATCAACACCGGCATCGGCTGGCATGAAGCGCGCATTCCGACCATCGCCACCAAGGTGCCGCGTGCGGCCTTCACCAAGGTCACCGCCAAGCTGCGCGGCGAGGTCAAGATCCCGCTGATCACCACCAACCGCATCAATACCCCGGAAATTGCCGAACAGGTGCTGGCCGAAGGCGACGCCGACATGGTATCCATGGCCCGCCCGTTCCTCGCCGACCCGGAGTTCGTCAACAAGGCCGCCGCCGGCCGCGCGGACGAGATCAACACCTGCATCGGCTGCAACCAGGCCTGCCTGGATCACACCTTCGGCGGCAAACTGACCAGTTGCCTAGTCAACCCGCGCGCCTGTCACGAGACCGAGCTCAATTACATTGCCACTACCCACGTGAAAAAAGTCGCCGTGGTGGGTGCCGGCCCGGCTGGCCTGGCTGCCGCCACCGTGGCCGCCGAGCGTGGCCACAGCGTGACCCTGTTCGACTCGGCCAGCGAAATCGGCGGTCAGTTCAACGTAGCCAAGCGCGTGCCGGGCAAGGAAGAGTTCTTCGAAACCCTGCGCTATTTCAAGCGCAAGCTGGAAACCACGGGCGTCGATCTGCACCTGAACACCCGAGTCAGTGCCGAGGAACTGGCCAAGGGCGGCTTCGACGAAGTCATCCTGGCCACCGGCATTGCCCCGCGCACGCCGGCGATTAACGGTGTGGATCACCCCAAGGTGATCAGCTACCTGGATGCCATCCTCGAGCGCAAGCCGGTTGGCCAGCAGGTTGCAGTGATCGGCGCCGGTGGTATCGGCTTTGACGTCTCCGAATTCATCACCCATCAGGGCGAGTCCACTAGCCTCAATCGCGAGGCATTCTGGAAGGAGTGGGGGATCGACACCCAACTGCAAGCCCGTGGCGGCGTCGCCGGGATCCAGGCTCAGCCCCATGCCGCGGCGCGTCAGGTATTCCTCCTGCAGCGCAAGAAGTCCAAGGTTGGCGACGGCCTGGGCAAGACCACTGGCTGGATTCACCGTGCCGGTCTGAAGAACAAAAAAGTACAGATGCTCAATTCGGTCGAGTACCTAAAGGTCGACGACGAGGGGTTGCACATTCGTATTGGCGAGGGCGAACCGCAGGTGCTGGCGGTGGATACCGTGATCCTGTGCGCAGGCCAGGATCCGCTGCGCGAGTTGCAGGACGGGCTGGTCGCAATCGGGCAAAGCGTGCACCTGATCGGCGGTGCTGATGTGGCTACCGAGTTGGACGCCAAGCGGGCGATCGATCAGGGTTCGCGTCTGGCTGCGCAGCTATGA
- a CDS encoding carbon-nitrogen hydrolase family protein — MIRKLSILLVTLIVAGCLLAFLVWAERRPDAHYLSDLRSSISSEPAPAQTRGNLLLIRPQLYPMDYQSPAHLRLKLAAALDNARDAGLLRPDTLVALPEHIGTWLLARGEKVEFYQARSRQEVRDWLLLGNPLLAIKALLLNLDAERLDEALLRMKAEQMADDYQQLFAGLAREYRVTLLAGSILLPEPRVEDGRLRSGEGPLRNLSLVFSPQGTIQGSPHLEPWPWRADATAAQRLSVGAVHYRVERDWRPGYPQSSVHLADGDRSSPALFLRGKLDWPIGGASRDILLIPREVEQASPAPGSHLLNIWIGRE, encoded by the coding sequence ATGATCCGTAAACTATCGATATTGCTCGTCACCCTGATTGTCGCCGGTTGCCTGCTGGCATTCCTGGTCTGGGCCGAACGGCGTCCAGACGCCCACTACCTGTCCGATCTGCGCAGCTCGATCAGCAGCGAGCCGGCACCGGCGCAGACGCGCGGCAATCTGCTGTTGATCCGCCCGCAGCTCTACCCGATGGATTACCAGAGCCCGGCCCACCTGCGCCTGAAACTCGCCGCCGCCCTAGATAACGCTCGCGACGCCGGCCTGCTCCGCCCCGACACCCTGGTGGCGCTGCCCGAGCATATCGGCACCTGGCTGCTGGCGCGCGGTGAGAAAGTCGAGTTCTACCAGGCCCGCAGTCGCCAGGAAGTGCGCGACTGGCTGCTGCTTGGCAACCCGCTGCTGGCCATCAAGGCGCTGCTGTTGAATCTGGATGCCGAGCGCCTGGATGAAGCCCTACTGCGGATGAAAGCCGAGCAGATGGCCGATGACTACCAGCAACTGTTCGCCGGTCTCGCCCGCGAGTACCGAGTTACCCTGCTGGCCGGCTCGATCCTGCTGCCCGAGCCGCGCGTGGAAGACGGCCGACTGCGCAGCGGCGAAGGCCCGCTGCGCAACCTCAGCCTGGTGTTTTCCCCGCAAGGCACTATCCAGGGCAGCCCCCACCTCGAGCCTTGGCCCTGGCGAGCCGACGCCACTGCGGCGCAACGTCTCAGCGTCGGCGCAGTGCATTACCGGGTTGAGCGCGACTGGCGCCCCGGCTATCCGCAGAGCAGCGTGCACCTGGCTGATGGCGATCGCAGCAGCCCGGCGCTGTTCCTGCGCGGCAAGCTGGACTGGCCGATTGGCGGGGCCTCGCGGGACATCCTGCTGATCCCCCGCGAGGTCGAGCAAGCCAGTCCGGCGCCAGGCAGTCATCTGCTGAACATCTGGATAGGCCGCGAGTGA
- a CDS encoding AraC family transcriptional regulator translates to MKPQRVRLGDLSVGFIHSLDDAVRQLGRDPQPLLDNYGLDPARLAEPRARLSIPRYMRLGHAAIQLTGEPGLGLLMGQLSRLSQVGLAGVTAAQAPTVREAARALIRFEPLYASNYRGQSSLHEDAQGAWLRFYSISPYNAYNRFVIDSVLAGWAQQLGSLANQRLLVEKIQIEFPAPSYSAQYSELFDCPVEFAGEHNQLRLQQATLNLRNPEHCPSTWQQLLAICERELEHLTRTRSLRERITRMLGPLLHGREPDLQEVAANLQLPTWTLRRKLAEEGTQFRTILNETRRDLAMAYIRDTELAFGEIAYLLGFASAEAFQRAFKRWNQQTPGEFRRAQRQAVNGL, encoded by the coding sequence GTGAAACCGCAACGAGTTCGCCTCGGCGACCTCTCGGTCGGCTTCATCCACAGTCTGGACGATGCCGTGCGCCAGCTTGGCCGGGATCCCCAGCCACTGCTCGACAACTATGGCCTCGACCCGGCCAGACTGGCCGAGCCCAGGGCGCGCCTGTCAATTCCGCGCTACATGCGCCTGGGTCATGCGGCCATTCAACTGACCGGCGAACCCGGCCTCGGCTTGCTGATGGGCCAACTGAGCCGCCTCAGCCAAGTGGGCTTGGCCGGCGTCACCGCAGCCCAGGCACCAACCGTGCGTGAAGCAGCTCGGGCGCTGATCCGCTTCGAGCCACTGTATGCGTCCAATTATCGCGGCCAGTCCAGCCTCCACGAAGACGCCCAGGGGGCCTGGCTGCGCTTCTATTCGATCAGCCCGTACAACGCCTACAACCGCTTCGTCATCGACTCGGTGCTGGCCGGCTGGGCCCAGCAACTGGGCAGCCTGGCCAATCAGCGCCTGCTGGTGGAAAAAATTCAGATCGAGTTTCCCGCACCCAGTTACAGCGCGCAGTACAGCGAGCTGTTCGACTGTCCGGTGGAGTTTGCTGGCGAGCACAACCAACTACGTCTGCAGCAGGCCACGCTCAACCTGCGCAATCCCGAGCACTGCCCGAGTACCTGGCAGCAGCTGCTGGCAATCTGTGAACGAGAACTCGAGCACCTGACCCGCACCCGCAGCCTGCGCGAGCGCATCACCCGCATGCTCGGACCGCTGCTGCACGGACGCGAGCCCGACCTGCAGGAAGTCGCCGCGAATCTGCAACTGCCAACCTGGACCCTGCGGCGCAAGCTGGCCGAGGAAGGCACGCAATTTCGCACCATCCTCAACGAAACCCGCCGCGACCTGGCCATGGCCTATATCCGCGACACCGAACTGGCCTTCGGTGAAATCGCCTATCTGCTCGGTTTCGCCTCGGCCGAGGCTTTCCAGCGCGCCTTCAAGCGCTGGAACCAGCAGACTCCGGGCGAATTCCGCCGCGCCCAACGCCAGGCCGTTAACGGCCTGTGA
- a CDS encoding 4'-phosphopantetheinyl transferase family protein has product MSDLYLPPCCTTLSDHWPLPRALPGVQLISTRFDPARLDAGDFDRSGIAAVNGVAKRQAEYLAGRLCAREALRRVTGIAAVPAVGADRAPQWPAEVSGSITHGSGWAAAMVAHTSAWRGLGLDVERRLVPTRAERLAGEILTPGELQQLQGLTPEQRAERISLTFSFKESLFKALYPLVLQRFYFQDAELLSCHADGSAQLRLLVELSGDWPAGSELDGQFVEFDGYLLSLVAIPA; this is encoded by the coding sequence ATGAGCGACCTCTACCTGCCCCCCTGCTGCACCACGCTGAGCGATCACTGGCCTCTACCCCGGGCGCTGCCCGGCGTACAGCTGATCAGTACGCGCTTCGATCCCGCGCGGCTCGACGCCGGCGACTTTGACCGCAGCGGCATCGCGGCCGTCAACGGCGTAGCCAAACGCCAGGCCGAATACCTCGCCGGCCGCCTGTGCGCACGCGAAGCCCTGCGCCGGGTGACCGGCATAGCCGCGGTACCGGCGGTCGGCGCCGACCGCGCGCCACAGTGGCCCGCCGAGGTTAGCGGCTCGATCACCCACGGCAGCGGCTGGGCCGCCGCCATGGTTGCGCACACCAGCGCCTGGCGCGGCCTGGGCCTGGATGTGGAGCGCAGACTGGTGCCGACGCGCGCCGAACGCCTGGCCGGAGAAATCCTCACCCCCGGCGAATTGCAGCAGTTGCAGGGCCTGACACCCGAGCAGCGCGCAGAACGCATCAGTCTGACCTTCTCGTTCAAGGAAAGCCTGTTCAAGGCGCTCTATCCCTTGGTCTTACAGCGTTTCTACTTCCAGGACGCCGAGCTGCTGAGTTGCCACGCCGACGGCAGCGCGCAACTGCGCCTGCTGGTCGAGTTGAGCGGCGACTGGCCGGCGGGCAGCGAACTGGATGGCCAGTTCGTCGAGTTCGACGGTTATCTGCTCAGTCTGGTTGCCATCCCCGCCTGA
- a CDS encoding M18 family aminopeptidase, whose translation MREELNQGLIDFLKASPTPFHATASLAQRLEAAGYLHLDEREPWHTEAGGRYYVTRNDSSIIAFKLGLRSPLEGGIRLVGAHTDSPCLRVKPQPELQRQGFFQLGVEVYGGALFAPWFDRDLSLAGRVTYRRDGKVESQLIDFQLPIAVIPNLAIHLNREANQGWAINPQNELPPILAQLAGSEAADFRALLTEQLAREHDFSADAVLDFELSFYDTQSAAVIGLNGDFIAGARLDNLLSCYAGLQALLAAPEEESCVLVCTDHEEVGSSSACGADGPMLEQVLRRVLPEGDGFVRSIQRSLLVSADNAHAVHPNYPDKHDDNHGPKLNAGPVIKINSNQRYATSSETAGFFRHLCLENEVPVQSFVTRSDMGCGSTIGPITASQLGVRTVDIGLPTFAMHSIRELAGSHDLAHLVKVLTAFYASAELP comes from the coding sequence ATGCGCGAAGAACTCAATCAAGGCCTGATCGACTTTCTCAAGGCCTCGCCCACCCCCTTTCATGCCACCGCGAGCCTGGCCCAGCGCCTGGAAGCTGCCGGCTACCTGCACCTCGACGAACGAGAGCCCTGGCATACCGAAGCCGGCGGCCGTTATTACGTCACCCGCAACGACTCCTCGATCATCGCCTTCAAGCTGGGCCTGCGCTCACCGCTTGAAGGCGGTATTCGCCTGGTTGGTGCCCACACCGACAGCCCCTGCCTGCGGGTCAAGCCGCAGCCGGAACTGCAACGCCAGGGTTTCTTCCAGCTCGGCGTGGAAGTCTACGGCGGCGCATTGTTCGCGCCCTGGTTTGACCGTGACCTGTCCCTGGCCGGACGGGTGACCTACCGGCGTGACGGCAAAGTGGAAAGCCAGCTGATCGATTTCCAACTCCCGATCGCGGTGATCCCCAATCTGGCCATCCACCTCAACCGCGAGGCCAATCAAGGTTGGGCGATCAACCCGCAGAACGAACTGCCGCCGATTCTGGCCCAGCTCGCCGGCAGCGAAGCGGCGGACTTCCGCGCCCTGCTCACCGAGCAACTGGCTCGCGAGCACGATTTCAGTGCCGATGCGGTGCTCGACTTCGAGCTGAGCTTCTACGACACCCAGAGCGCCGCGGTGATCGGCCTGAACGGCGACTTCATCGCCGGTGCGCGCCTGGATAACCTGCTGTCCTGCTACGCCGGCCTGCAAGCCCTGCTCGCCGCCCCGGAGGAAGAAAGCTGCGTGCTGGTGTGTACCGACCATGAAGAGGTCGGCTCCAGCTCGGCCTGCGGCGCCGATGGGCCGATGCTCGAACAGGTGCTGCGCCGCGTGCTGCCGGAGGGCGACGGTTTCGTGCGCAGCATCCAGCGCTCGCTGCTGGTCTCCGCCGACAACGCCCACGCGGTGCACCCCAACTACCCGGACAAACACGACGACAACCACGGTCCCAAGCTCAACGCCGGCCCGGTGATCAAGATCAACAGCAACCAGCGCTACGCCACCAGCAGCGAAACCGCCGGTTTCTTCCGCCATCTGTGCCTGGAAAACGAAGTGCCGGTGCAAAGCTTCGTGACCCGCAGCGACATGGGCTGCGGCTCGACCATCGGCCCGATCACCGCCAGCCAGCTGGGCGTGCGCACCGTGGATATCGGCCTGCCGACCTTCGCTATGCACTCGATCCGCGAACTGGCCGGTAGCCACGACCTGGCACACCTGGTCAAGGTGCTGACGGCCTTCTACGCCAGCGCCGAGCTGCCCTGA
- a CDS encoding GFA family protein, with protein MINGSCLCGAVAYAIERLDKPIGHCHCLTCQKAHAAAFASTAGVLREDFRWLRGEEKLSSYQSSPGKLRRFCSICGSHLIAERTGQAHIIVRVATLDQDPGARPAQHIWTSHDRPWLTGDELPTYDAWPPGR; from the coding sequence ATGATCAACGGCAGCTGCCTATGCGGGGCGGTGGCCTATGCCATCGAGCGGCTGGACAAGCCGATCGGTCATTGCCACTGCCTGACCTGCCAGAAAGCCCATGCAGCGGCCTTCGCCAGCACTGCTGGGGTGCTGCGCGAAGATTTCCGCTGGTTGCGCGGCGAGGAAAAACTGTCCAGCTACCAGTCATCGCCCGGCAAACTGCGCCGTTTCTGTTCGATCTGCGGTTCGCACTTGATCGCCGAACGTACCGGCCAGGCCCATATCATCGTCCGCGTGGCGACCCTCGATCAGGATCCCGGCGCACGCCCGGCCCAGCACATCTGGACCAGCCATGATCGCCCCTGGCTTACCGGTGACGAACTACCAACCTATGACGCGTGGCCACCGGGCCGCTGA